The Prochlorococcus marinus str. MIT 9301 genome window below encodes:
- the nadA gene encoding quinolinate synthase NadA, which produces MTSTAKQKSVQNEEDLISEIKERCGKANAIILAHYYQAPEIQEIADFIGDSLDLSRKAANNDADIIIFCGVHFMAETAKILSPNKKVLLPDIDAGCSLADDCPSDKFQKFREENPDHYVVSYINCTAEVKAQSDLICTSSNAVSLIKKIPENKKIIFAPDQNLGRWVQKNSGRDLKLWPGSCIVHESFSEEALLKLKYQNPGSKVIAHPECSQNLLTLSDFIGSTSKLLDFVSKDPSKTYMVLTEPGIIHQMKKKEPNKIFIEVPDVEGCKCNECPYMKLNTLEKILDCLKNNSPSIELDPEIIRRAYVPIKRMLDMSN; this is translated from the coding sequence ATAACTTCTACTGCAAAACAGAAATCAGTTCAAAACGAAGAGGATTTGATTTCTGAAATAAAGGAGCGTTGCGGAAAAGCTAATGCAATCATTCTTGCACACTATTATCAAGCTCCAGAGATTCAGGAAATTGCAGATTTTATTGGCGATTCATTAGATCTATCTAGGAAGGCTGCAAATAATGACGCAGATATAATAATTTTTTGCGGTGTGCACTTTATGGCCGAAACTGCAAAAATACTTAGCCCTAATAAAAAAGTCCTATTACCAGATATTGACGCAGGTTGCTCATTAGCAGACGATTGTCCTTCAGATAAATTTCAAAAATTCAGGGAAGAAAATCCAGATCACTATGTCGTAAGTTATATAAATTGCACTGCAGAAGTAAAAGCTCAAAGTGATCTGATATGTACAAGCAGTAATGCAGTCTCATTAATTAAAAAGATACCTGAAAATAAAAAGATAATATTTGCACCAGATCAGAACCTTGGGAGATGGGTACAGAAAAATTCAGGAAGAGATCTTAAATTATGGCCTGGCAGCTGCATTGTTCATGAATCATTTAGTGAAGAAGCACTTTTAAAATTAAAATATCAAAATCCAGGATCAAAAGTAATTGCTCATCCTGAATGTAGTCAAAATTTACTAACTCTCTCAGACTTTATTGGATCAACAAGCAAGCTGCTTGATTTCGTAAGTAAAGATCCATCTAAAACTTACATGGTACTAACTGAACCTGGAATAATTCATCAAATGAAAAAGAAAGAACCTAATAAAATTTTTATTGAAGTTCCTGATGTAGAAGGTTGTAAATGTAACGAGTGTCCATATATGAAATTAAATACTTTAGAAAAAATTCTTGATTGTTTGAAAAACAATTCCCCGTCTATCGAACTAGACCCAGAAATAATAAGAAGAGCCTATGTGCCAATAAAGAGAATGCTGGATATGAGTAATTAA